The following is a genomic window from Lysinibacillus sp. G4S2.
TCTGGGATCATTGGTGATCAACATTCCGTAGAGTTCACAAAAATATGTGAATCACTTGGCTGGCAAGGCGGAAAAACAGCATTTGATGTGCTTCCGCTTGTTGTACAGGTAGATGGAAGAGAGCCGCAAGTGTTTGCAATCCCTGATGAATATGTACTCGAGGTTCCGATTCGTCACCCTGAAGCTCCTCAAGTCGAGAAGCTAGGGTTAAAATGGTATGCAGTGCCAATTATTTCGAGCATGCGCTTCCAAATGGCGGGTATTGATTTTCAGGCAGCTCCATTTAATGGCTGGTATATGGGCACAGAAATCGGGGCACGTAATTTAGCAGATCATGAGCGTTATAATATGTTGCCTGCTATAGCAGAAATTTTTAACCTCGATACAACAAAACAGGCTTCTCTATGGCGTGATCGGGCACTAGTTGAGCTCAATATTGCGGTATTGCATTCATTTAAAGAAGATGGTGTGAGCATTGTAGATCATCATACTGCAGCTCAGCAATTTAAATTGTTTGAGGAAGCGGAAGCAGCAGCAGATCGTGAGGTTACAGGCAATTGGGCGTGGTTGATTCCACCTCTTTCGCCAGCTACAACTCATATTTACCATAAGCCTTTTGTTAATGCTTACAATACACCGAACTATTTTTATCAGAAACCACCTTATTAGTAGGGATTTAAAAATTTTATAGTTTCCTTTTAAAGAAGAAATTTCAACTATTTGAGATTTCTTCTTTCTTTTTTAAGCTAAATGGACTGTGGAATTGTCTAATAAATAGAAAGGAGTGAAGGGCAATTATTAACTTAGTAAAGAAAGCACAAAAGGGGAGTGACAAAGCCTTTTTAAAGCTTTTTCAAGCATATGAGGCGGATATATATCGAATGGCCTTTATTTATGTGAAAAATCAAGAGGATGCGTTAGATATTGTACAGGAAGTTGCATTTAAATCCTTTGATAAAATCACAACCTTAAAAGAACCTGCTTATTTTAAAACATGGCTTATTAAAATTACTATTAGCTGCGCACTAAACTATTTAAAGCGCCATCAAAAGGTTGTCCCAATGAAAACTGAGATGCTCGATGTTGTTCCTACGACGGTAAAGGATCCGACTATTTCCATTTTACTTTATCAAATGTTAAATGAATTAAGTGATGAAGAAAAAGGTATTGTCATTTTAAAGTATTACGAAGGCTATTCTTTTAAGGAAATTTCTGAGTTACTACATATTCCCCTAGGTACAGCAAAATCAGTTTTATATCGTGCTCTTCAAAAATTACGATTACAAGTAGAGGAGGTAGATTTTTATGAATAAAATCCGTCAATCTATAGAATCAATTGAGCTACCTAGTGAATTGCATAATAGATCAAAGCTAGGTATAAAGCAGGCGAAATTCCGTAAAAGGAAATTTAAAAAATTCATTGTACTTCCATTAATTGCAACACTTTTTTTAGCATTTTCAGTAGGGGTAGGTGCAGCTACAAACTCCAATATAAATCGATTGCTGTCTATTGTTAGTCCAGAGGTGGCATTACTGCTGCAACCACTTCAATTAAGTATGACCGATGAGGGAATCAAAATGGAAGTTGTCGCTGCAATGAACGATGATGATATGGCTGTTGTTTACGTGACAATGCAGGATTTAGAAGGTGACCGCATTGATGAAACATTAGATATTTATGATTACTTTATGTCAAAGGGTCATTCATTTACACATGAAGTTGTTGCTTACGATGAGTCAACGAAAACAGCAATGATACGCTTTCAGGCAACGGGAGCAGAAACATTAAATAATAGTAAAGTTAATTTTAGTATTCAGTCTTTCCTAAGTGATAAGCATGTGTTTGACGTCAAAGTAAATATTGATTTAAATAATATTGAGCAGCAACAACCGACGACACTGAATCGAGATGCTATATCAGGAATGGGTGGGGAACTGGCTGGAGATGCCAATGAACGTGAGAATTATGTAGTCCTACCAAATGGAATGAAAAATATGAAAATACCAACTATTGATTTTATGGAAATTACAAATGTAGGCATTATTCAAAATAAATTCCATATTCAAACAAAGTGGATGCAAAATGACAAAGATGATCATGGTTATTTTTACATTGTAAATTCAGCAGGCGAGGAGATCCATCCATCAAGTATAAGTTATGGAAGAGATGAAAATGGGAATGCTGAATACGGGCATAACTACCAAGAATACATTTTTAATATGCAGGATATAGATATGCAAGACTATGAATTAAGAGGTAATTTCACAACAAGTGGAAATTTAGTAAAAGGTAATTGGGAAACGACATTTAAATTAAATACGGTGAAGGAAAGTAAAGTAATTGATTTTATATATGATTTCGGAGGCTGGCGATCTACTGAAATTGATATTTCTCCACTAGGATTAACAGTGTTAGGAGATGGAGAGATAGAACAATCAACTGAAATGACAGCTACTATCCGTATGAAAGATGGTCATACAAAAACTCTTATGCAAACGACTTCATTTACAGATAAAGGACAAATAAAGCTGAAATTTTTAGCAGATGAGCCTTTAAATATGGAGAATATTAAATCGATAAGTGTTAATGGAATTGAAGTTGACTTGTGAATAGTAGAATAAGAATTAATTATAGAAAAAAGCACTGGTTTATTCAAAACTAGTGCTTTTTAAGAGGTCTTTAATTCACATATTCATTTTTAGAAGCCCTAAAAGAACATAAGAACAGTATCAATGCTACGACAACAAAGAGCCAGCCAGCGACGTTCCAGCCGCCGAATAAATCGTGCAAATATCCAAATAGGATTGGACCGGTTGCGGCAAATAAATATCCTATGGATTGTGCAAAGCCTGATAAATCAGCTGCC
Proteins encoded in this region:
- a CDS encoding sigma-70 family RNA polymerase sigma factor, whose product is MNLVKKAQKGSDKAFLKLFQAYEADIYRMAFIYVKNQEDALDIVQEVAFKSFDKITTLKEPAYFKTWLIKITISCALNYLKRHQKVVPMKTEMLDVVPTTVKDPTISILLYQMLNELSDEEKGIVILKYYEGYSFKEISELLHIPLGTAKSVLYRALQKLRLQVEEVDFYE
- a CDS encoding nitric oxide synthase oxygenase, giving the protein MNLHEIQQFLELYRVEQNESKTWLENKLQQIKIAGEYIPTTEELTFGARVAWRNSNKCIGRLFWQSLHVRDARDTLTEEAVFNALLEHIQYATNDGKIRPTITVFAPGRVRIWNHQLIRYAGYETESGIIGDQHSVEFTKICESLGWQGGKTAFDVLPLVVQVDGREPQVFAIPDEYVLEVPIRHPEAPQVEKLGLKWYAVPIISSMRFQMAGIDFQAAPFNGWYMGTEIGARNLADHERYNMLPAIAEIFNLDTTKQASLWRDRALVELNIAVLHSFKEDGVSIVDHHTAAQQFKLFEEAEAAADREVTGNWAWLIPPLSPATTHIYHKPFVNAYNTPNYFYQKPPY